From a single Kwoniella shandongensis chromosome 9, complete sequence genomic region:
- a CDS encoding transcription elongation factor SPT5, with protein sequence MSDNESSSPVDVKSDDIDEVEERRVTKKRPRVVDPDEEDDVDDVAEVPKNEGGKEDQGGDEDADEDEDEDDEDDDEDDEEEDSGERRRKRRRKQKKFRFLDVEAEVDDEDEEEDEDNDYGDVAEFIDEAPESAVAQDDYAHRRLDRTFGRNEEEDVQDIVQRLKERHARTAAARYNGDSDAVPQRLLMPGVNDPSLWKVIVKTGREHAICASIFRKVFSQQYSANPIEVISVFCRDSLPGMIFLEARQSASVSAALNGIVGTFMSRGVSLVPIEEMAPLLKIKKKDVNLVPFMWVRMKRGKYAGDLAQVVDVDQITSGVVGIKFIPRIDLTPREKRKERAANGKSGSSGIRPPARLFAYDDVRKIYGRSSVRQGAQSSYFFENDEYIDGFCIKDVKIPTIESENVNPNLEEISRFSGDDQSTANFDLSAIADANKNLTASGLFPGDKVEVYEGEQTGLYGSVETVSPDIIAIKAIGGDVHGQTIEVQARSVRKRFDVGEHVKVLSGKNAELSGMVVEVKGDVVTLMSDQGEQEIKVFSKDIRKAADTTNLTAQKGLYDLHDMVMLDSTTSAVVTKVEGGLLRVLDQNGASRSVTPEQVTIRRDNKRFAVATDSQGNDMKVGDNMKEVEGDNRQGEIINIFRSLFVFLHNRELTENNGVFVARAASLISVTPKTATGDLGKLNPALNQQLPSGGASLMPPPAVNVNRNRLVNTLVVVTKGTSKGLMGIIRDIAGDSARVELKTNNKTLTIALTSLKRKDTKTGQTFPLESGGAGPYAGGRPGAGGYDVNPYSGAPVTNGGQTPGQFGGQTPGNRFGQTPNPYAAGVGGGKTPNPYGGGAGGRTPAPGWGAGGKTPAPGYGGNAGGKTPGWAGSGGKTPAHSFDGGRTPAWAGAGGGGRTPNPYGAPGRAGPSGGQTPAPQGSTYNGGGEAGSSRFGNGSFSAPTPYGGPTPGIVSAPTPAAPANPYGAPTPYGAPTPFAAPTPFAAPTPGATLSAPTPGVGLSAPTPYGATPFGAPTPYGGAPGGGSVPLSQNGLPWDWTLDFRNVIVEVGPSSKPSTRNPLHFQRGALDGHRFGYDNIAGETVHCVSLDDPSVTEDIPAEYLKPTKPDGPGQVVVCVAGPMEQRGMQRTTQYENGGSWMMEQEGGDLGALIIEGADLCRIWKV encoded by the exons CCAAGAGTAGTCGATCCTGATG aggaagat GACGTCGATGATGTAGCGGAAGTGCCTAAAAACGAAGGAGGCAAGGAAGaccaaggtggagatgaagatgctgatgaggatgaagacgaggacgacgaagatgatgatgaagacgatgaggaagaagatagtG GCGAACGACGTAGAAAG CGACGGAGAAAGCAGAAGAAGTTTAGATTCTTGGATGTTGAAGCCGAggtagatgatgaggatgaggaagaagatgaagataaCGATTATGGAGACG TCGCCGAGTTTATCGACGAAGCTCCAGAATCTGCGGTAGCTCAAGATGACTACGCCCATCGAAGACTTGATAGGACTTTCGGCaggaacgaggaggaggatgttcagGATATAGTACAGAGATTGAAGGAAAGACATGCGAGAACGGCAGCCGCGAGATATAATGGAGATAGCGATGCTGTCCCGCAACGATTGCTCATGCCTGGTGTCAACGACCCGAGTCTGTGGAAAGTcatcgtcaag ACCGGACGAGAACACGCCATCTGCGCTTCCATCTTCCGAAAGGTCTTCTCCCAGCAATATTCAGCCAACCCTATCGAAGTCATCTCCGTCTTCTGTCGAGATTCTCTCCCCGGTATGATCTTCCTCGAAGCAAGACAATCAGCCTCGGTCAGCGCGGCCCTGAACGGTATCGTCGGTACGTTTATGTCACGAGGTGTCTCTCTTGTCCCTATCGAGGAAATGGCGCCCCttctcaagatcaagaagaaggacgtcAACCTCGTACCGTTCATGTGGGTCCGAATGAAGCGAGGAAAGTATGCTGGAGACTTGGCGCAagttgtcgatgtcgaccaGATCACGAGTGGTGTCGTCGGAATCAAGTTTATCCCACGTATCGATTTGACACCgagagaaaagaggaaggagagagcggCGAACGGCAAAAGCGGATCAAGTGGGATTCGACCCCCTGCTCGACTATTCGCCTACGACGATGTCAGGAAGATCTATGGACGATCGAGTGTTCGACAAGGTGCTCAATCGAGCTATTTCTTTGAGAATGACGAATATATCGATGGTTTCTGCATCAAGGACGTCAAGATCCCAACAattgagagcgagaacgtCAACCCGAATCTAGAGGAGATTTCTCGATTCTCGGGAGATGACCAATCTACCGCCAACTTCGACCTTTCAGCTATCGCAGATGCGAACAAGAATCTGACTGCTTCTGGTCTGTTCCCCGGTgacaaggtcgaggtgtACGAGGGAGAACAGACAGGTCTGTACGGTTCCGTCGAGACCGTCTCACCGGACATCATCGCTATCAAGGCAATCGGTGGGGACGTACATGGCCAGACCATCGAGGTGCAAGCGCGAAGTGTGAGAAAGAGGTTCGATGTCGGTGAACACGTCAAGGTGTTGAGCGGCAAGAATGCAGAGTTGTCAGGTATGGTTGTCGAAGTCAAGGGAGATGTTGTCACCTTGATGTCGGATCagggagagcaagag ATCAAGGTGTTCTCAAAGGATATCAGAAAAGCGGCGGACACGACAAACTTGACAGCCCAGAAGGGATTGTATGATCTGCACGACATGGTCATGCTCGA CTCGACTACTTCTGCCGTTGTGACTAAAGTCGAAGGTGGTCTACTACGAGTCTTGGACCAGAACGGCGCATCAAGAAGTGTCACGCCTGAACAAGTGACGATCCGACGAGATAACAAGCGATTCGCTGTTGCCACAGACTCACAAGGAAATGACATGAAAGTTGGGGACAACatgaaggaggtcgagggcGAT AACCGACAAGGAGAaatcatcaacatcttccgATCCCTCTTCGTATTCCTTCACAACCGTGAACTGACAGAGAACAACGGTGTCTTCGTCGCTCGAGCCGCATCATTGATATCTGTCACTCCCAAAACCGCTACTGGCGACTTGGGAAAGCTGAACCCTGCTCTCAACCAGCAACTACCCTCTGGAGGCGCAAGCTTAATGCCCCCTCCTGCTGTTAACGTCAACCGAAACAGACTGGTCAACACGCTCGTTGTGGTCACAAAGGGTACGAGCAAGGGCTTGATGGGGATCATCAGAGATATCGCGGGAGACAGTGCGAGAGTGGAGTTGAAGACGAATAACAAAACATTGACTATTGCGTTGACGtcgctgaagaggaagga TACGAAGACAGGACAGACGTTCCCTCTTGAGTCTGGAGGTGCAGGGCCTTATGCAGGTGGACGACCTGGTGCTGGCGGCTACGATGTCAACCCTTACAGTGGAGCACCTGTCACGAAC GGTGGGCAAACTCCTGGTCAATTCGGTGGCCAGACTCCTGGAAACAGGTTCGGTCAAACCCCCAACCCATACGCG GCTGGTGTTGGCGGCGGCAAAACACCAAACCCGTACGGTGGCGGAGCGGGTGGTCGAACACCTGCGCCAGGCTGGGGTGCAGGCGGCAAGACTCCTGCTCCTGGTTACGGCGGAAATGCTGGTGGCAAGACACCCGGTTGGGCTGGAAGCGGTGGTAAGACTCCAGCGCATAGTttcgatggaggaagaacgccAGCTTGGgccggagcaggaggaggtggcAGGACGCCTAATCCATATGGAGCGCCTGGAAGAGCGGGGCCATCAGGTGGACAGACACCGGCTCCTCAAGGTTCAACCTAcaatggtggaggagaagcgggAAGCTCAAGG TTCGGCAACGGCTCGTTCAGCGCACCAACACCTTACGGCGGTCCTACACCGGGCATCGTCAGTGCTCCGACACCTGCAGCTCCCGCCAACCCGTATGGAGCGCCAACACCTTACGGTGCTCCAACGCCCTTTGCCGCACCTACTCCATTCGCTGCTCCAACACCGGGTGCAACTTTATCAGCTCCTACGCCAGGTGTGGGACTCAGTGCTCCCACGCCTTATGGTGCGACACCATTCGGCGCGCCTACTCCATATGGTGGTGCTCCTGGAGGTGGTTCCGTACCCTTGAGTCAAAATG GACTTCCATGGGACTGGACGTTGGATTTCCGAAATGTCATTGTGGAAGTTGGACCTTCTTCAAAACCATCCACTCGAAACCCATTACATTTCCAACGTGGCGCTTTGGACGGTCATCGATTCGGATACGACAATATCGCTGGCGAGACTGTCCATTGTGTGAGCTTGGACGATCCTTCTGTGACAGAAGATATCCCAGCAGAATATCTGAAACCTACTAAACCGGATGGTCCGGGACAAGTCGTGGTTTGTGTGGCTGGACCGATGGAACAGAGAGGTATGCAAAGGACAACACAGTATGAGAATGGGGGTTCGTGGATGATGGagcaagaaggtggagatttGGGAGCGTTGATCATTGAAGGCGCAGATTTGTGTAGGATCTGGAAGGTGTAG
- a CDS encoding RuvB-like helicase 2: protein MAANISLQPTAMRDVTKMERIGVHSHIHGLGLDANLEPRLSSQGMIGQGKARKAAGVILKMVQEGRIAGRAILMAGPPSTGKTALAMAMAQTLGSDVPFVMLTASEVFSLEMSKTESLTQAFRRAIGVRIKEETELIEGEVVEIQVDRSVTGATKTGRLTLKTTDMETVYDLGSKMIDQLQKEKVLAGDVVSIDKASGRISKLGRSFGRAKDYDAMGADTRFVACPDGELQTRKEVVHTVSLHEIDVINSRTQGFLALFAGDTGEIKPELRDQINTKVAEWREEGKAEIVPGVLFIDEVHMLDIECFSFLNRAMENELAPLVVMASNRGITRIRGTKYKSPHGIPVDLLDRMLIISTKKYDEDETREIVKIRADEEDVRLTPPALDLLATMGTQTSLRYALNLIAPSHLIAQRRKTSQVDVEDVRLAYKYFSDVERSAQYAKETSGMMFGESEEIGADGMEIDGKA from the exons ATG GCCgccaacatctcccttcaACCCACCGCCATGCGCGACGTTACCAAGATGGAACGTATTG GCGTCCACTCCCATATCCatggtctcggtctcgatgCCAACCTCGAACCTCGTCTCTCGTCGCAAGGCATGATAGGTCAAGGGAAGGCTCGAAAGGCCGCAGGTGTCATATTGAAGATGGTCCAGGAGGGCAGAATAGCAGGAAGAGCGATATTGATGGCTGGACCACCTAGTACCGGAAAGACAGCACTTGCAATGG CTATGGCTCAAACACTAGGCAGTGATGTGCCTTTCGTCATGCTTACCGCTTCAGAAGTCTTCTCTCTCGAG ATGTCGAAAACGGAATCTTTGACACAAGCGTTCCGACGTGCTATCGGTGTGAGGATAAAGGAAGAGACAGAGTtgattgagggagaagtcGTCGAGATTCAAGTCGATAGAAGTGTCACAGGG GCAACCAAGACCGGACGATTGACACTCAAAACGACGGATATGGAAACCGTTTACGACCTCGGATCCAAGATGATTGATCAGCTTCAAAAGGAGAAAGTGTTAGCAGGAGACGTTGTCAGCATTGATAAAGCTAGTGGGAGGATATCAAAGTTGGGACGAAGTTTCGGTCGAGCAAAGGATTACGATGCGATGGGTGCCGAC ACCCGATTTGTCGCTTGTCCAGATGGAGAACTGCAGACTCGAAAAGAGGTCGTTCATACCGTTTCGTTGCACGAGATCGACGTCATCAACTCTCGAACACAAGGGTTTTTGGCCTTGTTCGCGGGTGATACTGGAGAGATCAAGCCCGAGTTGAGAGATCAGATCAACACAAAGGTTGCagaatggagagaagagggcaAGGCGGAGATTGTTCCAGGT GTCCTGTTCATCGACGAGGTCCACATGCTCGACATCGAGTGTTTCTCCTTCCTGAACCGAGCGATGGAGAACGAGCTTGCTCCTTTGGTCGTGATGGCTTCGAACAGGGGTATCACCAGAATAAGAGGGACCAAATATAAGAGTCCTCATGGTATCCCCGTAGACTTGTTGGATAGGATGTTGATCATCTCTACGAAGAAgtacgatgaggatgagaccAGGGAAATTGTCAagatcag agccgacgaagaagatgtccGACTTACTCCTCCCgctcttgatcttctcgcGACTATGGGCACTCAAACTTCCCTTCGATACGCACTAAACCTCATCGcaccatcccatctcatcgCTCAACGGCGAAAAACATCACAGGTCgacgtggaagatgtgagacTTGCTTACAAGTATTTCAGCGATGTCGAGAGGAGTGCTCAATATGCAAAAGAGACGAGTGGGATGATGTTTGGTGAATCGGAAGAGATTGGAGCAGACGGTATGGAGATTGATGGTAAGGCGTGA